The proteins below are encoded in one region of Hordeum vulgare subsp. vulgare chromosome 3H, MorexV3_pseudomolecules_assembly, whole genome shotgun sequence:
- the LOC123444323 gene encoding protein SPA1-RELATED 4-like isoform X2 — translation MEVSRGGGARRGEEEEEGGEVSLREWLDRPARAVEAPECLHVFRQVAEAVADAHAQGVAVGSARPSCFVVSPPFARVAFIESASGSDASGSDASEDADHDAEPPRQGDGAGRAGEDRSEKGFPLKSVLAMELNWYTSPEEADDSGGGATFASDVYRLGVLLFELFCSFETLEEKMRAMANLRYRVLPPQLLLKWPKEASFCQLMMHPVPDTRPKMSEVLQSEFLNQSRNSLEEHDAALRLREDIEEQELLLDFLLQLQKRKQDVADNLQDTVAFLSSDINEVLHQQSALGQCGNFSVELDKEVSSGTVEDQSDCGSRKRFRPELHAVDMEEHSHSLEECSRTVPSSVLIQESVLSKSSRLMKNFKKLETAYFQTRSKLARQVGNPLSSRDQVVKSTTGSAVGTEGSSIDDFALEGHSGRRHRGWMNSFLEGLCRYLSFSQLKVRAELKQCDLLNSSNLVCSVGFDRDKEFFATAGVNKKIKVFEYNMIVNEHRDIHYPVVEMSNKSKLSCISWNSYMKSHIASSDFDGLVQVWDVTRSQVFVEMREHERRVWSVDFSLADPTKLVSGSDDGTVKLWSMNQAILFLHLLLGVLALSEQGQMSAQCNFNLIPLAPLQSDLQITKFTAMIFATYELLIVH, via the exons ATGGAGGTGTCCCGTGGCGGAGGGGcgcggaggggggaggaggaggaggagggaggagaggtcagCCTGCGGGAGTGGCTGGACCGGCCGGCCCGGGCGGTGGAGGCGCCCGAGTGCCTGCACGTCTTCCGCCAGGTGGCGGAGGCGGTGGCCGACGCGCACGCGCAGGGCGTCGCCGTCGGCAGCGCGCGCCCGTCCTGCTTCGTCGTGTCCCCGCCCTTCGCCCGCGTTGCCTTCATCGAGTCCGCCTCGGGCTCCGACGCCTCCGGCTCCGACGCCTCCGAGGACGCCGACCACGACGCCGAGCCTCCGCGGCAGGGCGACGGCGCGGGCCGAGCGGGGGAGGACCGCAGCGAAAAGGGGTTCCCGCTCAAAAGCGTGCTCGCGATGGAGCTCAACTGGTACACTAGCCCCGAGGAAGCCGACGACAGCGGCGGCGGCGCTACCTTCGCCTCCGACGTGTATAGATTAGGGGTGCTCCTGTTCGAG TTGTTTTGCAGCTTCGAAACGTTGGAGGAGAAGATGCGGGCAATGGCCAATCTGAGGTACCGCGTATTGCCGCCACAATTGCTGCTCAAGTGGCCCAAGGAAGCATCCTTCTGCCAGTTGATGATGCACCCTGTACCGGACACCCGACCCAAGATGAG TGAGGTGCTGCAGAGTGAGTTCCTTAATCAATCAAGGAATAGTTTGGAAGAGCACGATGCAGCTCTTCGGTTACGTGAAGACATAGAAGAACAAGAACTGCTGCTGGATTTCCTTCTCCAGTTACAGAAAAGAAAGCAGGATGTAGCAGACAATTTGCAGGACACCGTCGCCTTTCTCTCTTCTGATATCAATGAGGTACTTCACCAGCAGTCAGCCCTCGGTCAATGTGGAAATTTCTCAGTTGAGTTGGATAAAGAGGTCTCCTCTGGAACTGTTGAAGATCAGAGTGACTGTGGATCCAGAAAACGTTTCAGACCTGAACTGCACGCTGTTGATATGGAGGAACACAGTCATAGTCTGGAAGAATGTTCCAGAACAGTGCCATCATCTGTGCTAATTCAGGAAAGTGtgctgtcaaaaagctcaagGTTAATGAAAAACTTCAAAAAACTAGAAACAGCATATTTTCAAACAAGATCCAAGTTGGCAAGGCAAGTTGGCAATCCACTAAGTAGTCGCGATCAGGTCGTCAAGAGCACTACTGGGTCAGCTGTTGGAACTGAAGGGAGTTCAATAGATGATTTTGCTTTAGAAGGGCATTCTGGTAGAAGACATAGAGGTTGGATGAACTCTTTTCTTGAAggattgtgcaggtacttgtcatTCAGCCAGTTGAAAGTTCGGGCGGAACTGAAGCAATGCGATCTGCTGAACTCATCAAATTTAGTATGCTCTGTAGGCTTTGACCGGGATAAGGAGTTTTTCGCAACTGCTGGTGTAAATAAGAAGATAAAAGTCTTTGAATATAATATGATCGTAAATGAACACCGTGATATTCACTATCCTGTGGTTGAGATGTCTAATAAATCGAAATTAAGTTGTATTAGCTGGAACAGTTACATGAAGAGTCATATAGCATCTAGTGACTTTGATGGTCTCGTACAG GTTTGGGATGTTACTAGGAGCCAAGTTTTCGTCGAAATGAGGGAGCATGAGAGGCGTGTGTGGTCAGTAGACTTCTCACTTGCAGACCCAACCAAATTAGTTAGTGGGAGCGATGATGGTACTGTGAAGCTGTGGAGTATGAATCAGGCAATTCTATTCTTGCACCTGCT GCTGGGAGTGTTGGCACTATCAGAACAAGGGCAAATGTCTGCTCAGTGCAATTTCAACCTGATTCCGCTCGCTCCATTGCAATCGGATCTGCAGATCACAAAATTTACTGCTATGATCTTCGCAACGTACGAGCTCCTTATTGTAcactag
- the LOC123444323 gene encoding protein SPA1-RELATED 4-like isoform X1 encodes MEVSRGGGARRGEEEEEGGEVSLREWLDRPARAVEAPECLHVFRQVAEAVADAHAQGVAVGSARPSCFVVSPPFARVAFIESASGSDASGSDASEDADHDAEPPRQGDGAGRAGEDRSEKGFPLKSVLAMELNWYTSPEEADDSGGGATFASDVYRLGVLLFELFCSFETLEEKMRAMANLRYRVLPPQLLLKWPKEASFCQLMMHPVPDTRPKMSEVLQSEFLNQSRNSLEEHDAALRLREDIEEQELLLDFLLQLQKRKQDVADNLQDTVAFLSSDINEVLHQQSALGQCGNFSVELDKEVSSGTVEDQSDCGSRKRFRPELHAVDMEEHSHSLEECSRTVPSSVLIQESVLSKSSRLMKNFKKLETAYFQTRSKLARQVGNPLSSRDQVVKSTTGSAVGTEGSSIDDFALEGHSGRRHRGWMNSFLEGLCRYLSFSQLKVRAELKQCDLLNSSNLVCSVGFDRDKEFFATAGVNKKIKVFEYNMIVNEHRDIHYPVVEMSNKSKLSCISWNSYMKSHIASSDFDGLVQVWDVTRSQVFVEMREHERRVWSVDFSLADPTKLVSGSDDGTVKLWSMNQAGSVGTIRTRANVCSVQFQPDSARSIAIGSADHKIYCYDLRNVRAPYCTLVGHTKTVSYVKYVDASTIVSGSTDNSLKLWDLSMNQARVIDNPIQTFTGHTNTKNFVGLSISDGYIATGSETNEVFVYHKAFPMPVLAYKFNVTDPISGQEIDDQSQFISCVCWRGQSSTLLSANSSGNIKVLEMD; translated from the exons ATGGAGGTGTCCCGTGGCGGAGGGGcgcggaggggggaggaggaggaggagggaggagaggtcagCCTGCGGGAGTGGCTGGACCGGCCGGCCCGGGCGGTGGAGGCGCCCGAGTGCCTGCACGTCTTCCGCCAGGTGGCGGAGGCGGTGGCCGACGCGCACGCGCAGGGCGTCGCCGTCGGCAGCGCGCGCCCGTCCTGCTTCGTCGTGTCCCCGCCCTTCGCCCGCGTTGCCTTCATCGAGTCCGCCTCGGGCTCCGACGCCTCCGGCTCCGACGCCTCCGAGGACGCCGACCACGACGCCGAGCCTCCGCGGCAGGGCGACGGCGCGGGCCGAGCGGGGGAGGACCGCAGCGAAAAGGGGTTCCCGCTCAAAAGCGTGCTCGCGATGGAGCTCAACTGGTACACTAGCCCCGAGGAAGCCGACGACAGCGGCGGCGGCGCTACCTTCGCCTCCGACGTGTATAGATTAGGGGTGCTCCTGTTCGAG TTGTTTTGCAGCTTCGAAACGTTGGAGGAGAAGATGCGGGCAATGGCCAATCTGAGGTACCGCGTATTGCCGCCACAATTGCTGCTCAAGTGGCCCAAGGAAGCATCCTTCTGCCAGTTGATGATGCACCCTGTACCGGACACCCGACCCAAGATGAG TGAGGTGCTGCAGAGTGAGTTCCTTAATCAATCAAGGAATAGTTTGGAAGAGCACGATGCAGCTCTTCGGTTACGTGAAGACATAGAAGAACAAGAACTGCTGCTGGATTTCCTTCTCCAGTTACAGAAAAGAAAGCAGGATGTAGCAGACAATTTGCAGGACACCGTCGCCTTTCTCTCTTCTGATATCAATGAGGTACTTCACCAGCAGTCAGCCCTCGGTCAATGTGGAAATTTCTCAGTTGAGTTGGATAAAGAGGTCTCCTCTGGAACTGTTGAAGATCAGAGTGACTGTGGATCCAGAAAACGTTTCAGACCTGAACTGCACGCTGTTGATATGGAGGAACACAGTCATAGTCTGGAAGAATGTTCCAGAACAGTGCCATCATCTGTGCTAATTCAGGAAAGTGtgctgtcaaaaagctcaagGTTAATGAAAAACTTCAAAAAACTAGAAACAGCATATTTTCAAACAAGATCCAAGTTGGCAAGGCAAGTTGGCAATCCACTAAGTAGTCGCGATCAGGTCGTCAAGAGCACTACTGGGTCAGCTGTTGGAACTGAAGGGAGTTCAATAGATGATTTTGCTTTAGAAGGGCATTCTGGTAGAAGACATAGAGGTTGGATGAACTCTTTTCTTGAAggattgtgcaggtacttgtcatTCAGCCAGTTGAAAGTTCGGGCGGAACTGAAGCAATGCGATCTGCTGAACTCATCAAATTTAGTATGCTCTGTAGGCTTTGACCGGGATAAGGAGTTTTTCGCAACTGCTGGTGTAAATAAGAAGATAAAAGTCTTTGAATATAATATGATCGTAAATGAACACCGTGATATTCACTATCCTGTGGTTGAGATGTCTAATAAATCGAAATTAAGTTGTATTAGCTGGAACAGTTACATGAAGAGTCATATAGCATCTAGTGACTTTGATGGTCTCGTACAG GTTTGGGATGTTACTAGGAGCCAAGTTTTCGTCGAAATGAGGGAGCATGAGAGGCGTGTGTGGTCAGTAGACTTCTCACTTGCAGACCCAACCAAATTAGTTAGTGGGAGCGATGATGGTACTGTGAAGCTGTGGAGTATGAATCAG GCTGGGAGTGTTGGCACTATCAGAACAAGGGCAAATGTCTGCTCAGTGCAATTTCAACCTGATTCCGCTCGCTCCATTGCAATCGGATCTGCAGATCACAAAATTTACTGCTATGATCTTCGCAACGTACGAGCTCCTTATTGTAcactagttggccacacaaagaCTGTAAGCTATGTCAAGTATGTAGATGCATCAACCATCGTATCTGGTTCCACTGACAACTCGTTGAAGCTTTGGGACTTGTCCATGAATCAAGCAAGAGTAATTGACAATCCAATTCAGACTTTTACAGGCCATACAAATACAAAG AATTTTGTTGGCCTTTCCATTTCTGATGGGTACATTGCTACTGGGTCAGAAACAAATGAG GTTTTCGTCTACCACAAAGCATTTCCAATGCCAGTCTTGGCGTATAAGTTCAACGTCACAGACCCAATTTCAGGCCAGGAGATCGATGATCAATCGCAGTTCATTTCGTGCGTGTGTTGGAGGGGGCAGTCTTCGACACTTCTTTCTGCTAACTCCAGTGGGAACATTAAGGTGTTAGAAATGGACTGA